A region of Thermus caldifontis DNA encodes the following proteins:
- a CDS encoding prephenate dehydrogenase/arogenate dehydrogenase family protein: MKPLFGKVGVFGVGLLGGSVALGLKERFLAEEVHAYDQDPEALEKALFLGVADRIHPKPGPWVGELELGILAAPVGALADLGKTLAPFAHPQSLWTDVGSVKAKVVGALEGLLPHFLGGHPMAGSERAGVENAHAGLLQNAIWVLTPTERTSPKAKESLRQLVEALGAYPLEIPPELHDQLVARISHLPYLLAVALNHLVAHSPHRDLLMFLAAGGFRDLTRVASGSPRMSRDMVVENKEALKEAIEELRGVLWELEGLLDEPEALLRVAEEAKRTRDSLPIVRRSLLPEMHDLVVQVPDRPGEIARIATALGEAGVNIKDIEVLTIREEAGAIRLGFASREERARAKEVVSQAGYRVS; this comes from the coding sequence ATGAAGCCGCTTTTCGGCAAGGTGGGGGTCTTCGGGGTGGGGCTCCTTGGGGGAAGCGTGGCCCTGGGCCTTAAGGAGCGCTTTCTCGCCGAGGAGGTCCACGCCTACGACCAAGACCCGGAGGCCCTGGAAAAGGCCCTTTTCCTGGGGGTGGCGGACCGGATCCACCCCAAGCCCGGCCCCTGGGTGGGGGAGCTGGAGCTTGGCATCCTAGCCGCCCCCGTGGGGGCCCTGGCGGATCTGGGGAAGACCCTTGCCCCCTTCGCCCATCCCCAAAGCCTCTGGACCGATGTGGGGAGCGTGAAGGCCAAGGTGGTGGGGGCCCTGGAAGGCCTCCTCCCCCACTTCCTTGGGGGCCACCCCATGGCGGGAAGCGAGCGGGCCGGGGTGGAAAACGCCCACGCCGGCCTCTTGCAAAACGCCATCTGGGTCCTCACCCCCACGGAAAGGACTAGCCCCAAGGCCAAGGAAAGCCTCCGCCAGCTGGTGGAGGCCTTGGGGGCCTATCCTTTGGAGATCCCCCCAGAGCTTCACGACCAGCTGGTGGCCCGCATCTCCCACCTCCCCTACCTCCTGGCCGTGGCCCTGAACCACCTGGTGGCCCATAGCCCCCACCGGGACCTCCTCATGTTCTTGGCCGCTGGGGGGTTTCGCGACCTGACCCGGGTGGCCTCCGGCTCCCCCCGCATGAGCCGGGACATGGTGGTGGAGAACAAGGAGGCCCTCAAGGAGGCCATAGAGGAGCTGAGGGGGGTCCTTTGGGAACTGGAGGGGCTTTTGGACGAACCCGAGGCCCTCTTACGGGTGGCAGAGGAGGCCAAGCGTACCCGGGATAGCCTCCCCATCGTGCGCCGGAGCCTACTTCCTGAGATGCACGACCTGGTGGTCCAGGTGCCCGACCGCCCAGGGGAGATCGCCCGGATCGCCACCGCCTTGGGGGAAGCAGGGGTCAACATCAAGGACATCGAGGTCCTCACCATCCGGGAGGAAGCGGGGGCCATCCGCCTGGGCTTCGCCAGCCGGGAGGAGCG
- the aroF gene encoding 3-deoxy-7-phosphoheptulonate synthase, translating to MLIVMRRGHTEAELEEAIREIEKVGYRPHVSRGVETTLVGAIGRGPTPELMEHFRALPGVAEVIPISKPYKLASLEVQPFPTVLEFPTGKTGGGHVLIAAGPCGVESREQTLKAARYVKAHGAGMLRGGAFKPRTSPYAFQGLGLEGLKILAEARRETALPVVTEVLAPEQVELVAEYADALQIGARNAQNFALLQAVGEVKKPVLLKRGMSMTLEEFLMSAEYILSRGNMQVILVERGIRTFEKTTRFTLDVSAVPVLKSLTHLPVWVDPSHPAGRREWVIPLALAGLAAGADGLIVETHPEPEKALSDAAQQLHEHEFAELMQKARRLLEALGKTFSPPVLG from the coding sequence ATGCTGATTGTGATGCGGCGAGGACACACGGAAGCGGAGCTAGAAGAGGCCATCCGGGAGATTGAGAAGGTGGGCTACCGGCCCCACGTTTCCCGGGGGGTGGAGACCACCTTGGTGGGGGCCATCGGTCGCGGGCCCACCCCGGAGCTCATGGAGCACTTCCGCGCCCTTCCCGGGGTGGCGGAGGTGATCCCCATCTCCAAGCCCTACAAGCTGGCGAGCCTCGAGGTCCAGCCCTTCCCCACCGTCTTGGAGTTCCCCACAGGTAAAACCGGAGGCGGCCACGTGCTGATCGCCGCAGGGCCCTGCGGGGTGGAGTCCCGGGAGCAGACCCTCAAGGCCGCCCGCTACGTGAAGGCCCATGGGGCGGGAATGCTGAGGGGTGGGGCCTTCAAGCCCAGGACCAGCCCCTACGCCTTCCAAGGGCTTGGCCTGGAAGGCCTCAAGATCCTGGCGGAGGCCAGAAGGGAAACCGCGCTTCCCGTGGTCACCGAGGTCCTGGCCCCAGAACAGGTGGAACTGGTGGCGGAGTACGCGGACGCCCTGCAGATCGGGGCCCGCAACGCTCAGAACTTCGCCCTTCTCCAGGCGGTGGGCGAGGTTAAGAAGCCCGTTCTCCTCAAGCGGGGCATGAGCATGACCCTGGAGGAATTCCTGATGAGCGCCGAGTACATCCTCTCCCGGGGGAACATGCAGGTGATCCTGGTGGAAAGGGGGATCCGCACCTTTGAGAAGACCACCCGCTTCACCCTGGATGTCTCGGCGGTACCCGTGCTCAAGAGCCTTACCCACCTTCCCGTCTGGGTGGACCCTTCTCATCCGGCAGGCCGGAGGGAATGGGTCATCCCCTTGGCCCTGGCGGGACTGGCGGCGGGGGCGGATGGCCTCATCGTGGAAACCCACCCCGAGCCGGAAAAGGCCCTTTCCGATGCCGCCCAGCAGCTCCACGAGCACGAGTTCGCCGAGCTCATGCAAAAGGCTAGGCGGCTTCTGGAAGCCTTGGGCAAGACCTTTTCCCCGCCGGTTCTGGGATGA
- a CDS encoding YceI family protein, with protein sequence MRWHLDPAHTSIEFAVRHMMIATVKGTLNLKEGLVETDKTGRPLRVEARLDARSIHTGVPDRDNHLRSPDFLDAERFPEILFKGTRITPLGEGRYRVEGELTIRGVTQTLAFEVETRGPAKDPWGNERVAAHFEGKLNRKDFGLTWNVPLELGGVLVGEEVRFSVDTEAVKATEAVAQ encoded by the coding sequence ATGCGTTGGCACTTAGACCCAGCCCACACCAGCATCGAGTTCGCCGTGCGCCACATGATGATCGCCACGGTTAAAGGCACCCTGAACCTTAAGGAGGGCCTCGTGGAAACCGACAAAACGGGCAGGCCCCTCCGGGTGGAGGCACGCCTGGACGCCAGGAGCATCCACACCGGCGTGCCGGACCGGGACAACCACCTGCGCTCCCCCGACTTCCTGGATGCGGAGCGCTTCCCGGAAATCCTCTTCAAGGGCACCAGGATCACCCCCTTGGGCGAGGGACGGTACCGGGTGGAGGGGGAGCTGACCATCCGGGGGGTCACCCAAACCCTGGCTTTTGAGGTGGAAACCCGTGGCCCCGCCAAGGATCCTTGGGGCAACGAGCGCGTGGCCGCCCACTTTGAGGGCAAGCTGAACCGCAAGGACTTCGGCCTCACCTGGAACGTCCCCTTGGAGCTGGGCGGGGTCCTGGTGGGCGAGGAGGTGCGCTTCAGCGTGGACACCGAGGCGGTGAAGGCAACGGAGGCGGTGGCCCAGTAA
- a CDS encoding VOC family protein, translating to MAFPRRFSSLSLRVRDLEAALAFYRDLLGLKVEPDPPRYWLSPEGEGFHLEILHDPQAPPRPYPSVGLYHFALLLPHRKTLAQVARRLLQASVHLEGAADHGVSEALYFRDPEGNGLELYRDRPQGAWPSGPLMFTAPLNLKRLLSEAQSPGPLPPETLLGHLHLHVGSIEEAEAFFAGELGMAVTLRTYPGALFFAWDGYHHLGANVWAGRRKAPPGATGLLGYTLQDPWGRRMELEDPTGAQVRLTPGF from the coding sequence ATGGCCTTTCCCAGGCGATTTTCCTCCCTGAGCCTACGGGTGCGGGACCTGGAGGCCGCCTTGGCCTTTTACCGGGACCTTCTAGGTCTAAAGGTGGAACCAGACCCACCCCGGTACTGGCTATCCCCCGAAGGGGAAGGGTTTCACCTGGAAATCCTCCATGACCCCCAGGCTCCCCCAAGGCCTTACCCCTCGGTGGGCCTCTACCATTTCGCCCTCCTCCTCCCCCACCGGAAAACCCTGGCACAGGTGGCCCGGAGGCTTCTCCAGGCCTCGGTCCACTTGGAGGGTGCGGCGGACCACGGCGTTTCCGAGGCCCTGTACTTCCGCGACCCGGAGGGGAACGGCCTCGAGCTCTACCGGGATCGGCCCCAAGGGGCGTGGCCCTCCGGCCCCCTCATGTTCACCGCCCCCCTGAACCTAAAGCGGCTCCTCTCCGAGGCCCAAAGCCCAGGTCCCCTTCCCCCCGAAACCCTCCTCGGCCACCTGCACCTCCATGTGGGAAGCATCGAGGAGGCTGAGGCCTTCTTTGCGGGGGAACTGGGCATGGCGGTTACCTTACGCACCTACCCCGGGGCCCTCTTCTTCGCCTGGGATGGCTACCACCACCTAGGGGCCAACGTCTGGGCAGGAAGGCGGAAAGCCCCCCCAGGGGCTACCGGGCTTTTGGGCTACACGCTCCAGGACCCCTGGGGCCGGAGGATGGAGCTGGAAGACCCCACGGGTGCGCAGGTGCGCCTTACCCCAGGCTTCTAA